From the genome of Etheostoma spectabile isolate EspeVRDwgs_2016 chromosome 10, UIUC_Espe_1.0, whole genome shotgun sequence, one region includes:
- the tgfb5 gene encoding transforming growth factor beta-2 proprotein, which translates to MWLLRLSLLLLLLRFSGVLLVEGFNTCHSINLDAQKSRRIEAVRGQILSKLRIRSPPEKDEAPPPGTVPPEVMLLYNSTRELLKERARLAESACERESSEEDYYAKEVQRIDMLPPRTDTNAVQPAAPNPHYRVVHFDVSGVDLTNSTLVKAEFRIFRAPNPQARASEQRVEIYQLLKPDEESTSTQRYIDSRTVQPKAKGAWISVEVTETIKDWVSDPENNLGLKLGVHCPCCTFVPSTNNIVPNKSEELEALFAGVDDEQLRQIRKPGQVKGQADFSTKTPHLILTVLPSDRVDNPVKKNRKKRAAATDTTTCSRGADQGCCLRSLYIDFRRDLNWKWIHEPKGYKANFCAGSCPYLWSANNHYNLILPLYNKLNPEASATPCCVPQDLEPLTIMYFIGRTPRVEQLSNMVVKSCKCR; encoded by the exons ATGTGGCTCCTCCGCCtctcgctgctgctgctgctgctccggTTCTCCGGTGTGTTGCTGGTGGAGGGTTTCAACACGTGCCACTCCATCAACCTGGACGCGCAGAAATCCCGGCGCATCGAGGCGGTCCGCGGACAGATCCTGAGTAAGCTCCGCATCCGCAGCCCGCCGGAGAAGGACGAGGCCCCGCCGCCTGGCACGGTGCCCCCGGAGGTCATGCTGCTCTACAACAGCACGCGGGAGTTGCTGAAGGAGCGCGCGCGTCTGGCCGAGTCCGCGTGCGAACGCGAGAGCAGCGAAGAGGACTACTATGCAAAAGAGGTGCAGAGGATTGACATGCTTCCCCCCCGCACCGACACAA ATGCCGTACAGCCAGCAGCTCCCAACCCCCATTACAGAGTTGTCCACTTTGACGTCAGTGGAGTGGACCTGACCAACAGCACCCTGGTTAAGGCTGAGTTCAGGATCTTCAGAGCTCCCAACCCGCAGGCTCGGGCCTCAGAGCAGAGAGTGGAGATCTATCAG ctgctGAAGCCAGATGAAGAGAGTACCTCCACTCAGCGTTACATTGACTCCCGCACTGTTCAGCCGAAGGCAAAGGGAGCCTGGATCTCTGTGGAGGTCACCGAAACCATTAAGGACTGGGTATCAGATCCAG AGAATAATCTTGGCTTGAAGTTGGGCGTTCACTGTCCCTGCTGCACTTTTGTCCCATCCACCAACAACATTGTTCCCAACAAGAGTGAGGAGCTGGAAGCTCTCTTCGCAG GTGTGGATGATGAGCAGCTTCGTCAGATCAGAAAGCCCGGCCAGGTTAAAGGCCAGGCAGATTTCAGCACCAAGACGCCGCACCTCATCCTCACCGTGCTGCCCAGTGACAGAGTGGACAACCCGGTCAAGAAGAACCGCAAGAAGAGGGCGGCCGCCACAGACACCACAACCTGCTCCCG cGGTGCAGACCAGGGCTGCTGCCTGCGCTCGCTTTACATCGACTTCAGGCGGGACCTCAACTGGAAGTGGATCCATGAGCCCAAAGGTTACAAAGCCAACTTCTGCGCCGGCAGCTGCCCTTACCTCTGGAGTGCCAACAACCACTATAACTTG ATTCTGCCCTTGTACAACAAGCTGAACCCTGAGGCCTCGGCCACGCCTTGCTGCGTTCCTCAGGACCTGGAGCCCCTCACAATTATGTACTTCATAGGCCGCACACCACGCGTTGAGCAACTCTCCAATATGGTCGTCAAATCCTGCAAGTGCCGATGA
- the trmt112 gene encoding multifunctional methyltransferase subunit TRM112-like protein isoform X2 yields the protein MKLLTHNMLTSHVKGVTKGYPLLIKATEVKVNEVDFNPQFVTRMIPKLEWSALVHAAEELGQRQDLPDELVPEYENNEEFLKKVHRVLLEVEVIEGCLRCPESGREFPISRGIPNMLLNEDEV from the exons ATGAAGCTGCTCACGCACAACATGTTAACATCCCACGTGAAGGGAGTCACTAAAGGATACCCGCTGCTCATCAAG GCAACTGAGGTGAAGGTGAATGAGGTGGACTTCAACCCTCAGTTTGTCACCCGCATGATCCCCAAACTGGAGTGGAGCGCTCTGGTCCATGCTGCAGAGGAG TTGGGTCAACGGCAAGACCTACCGGATGAGCTGGTACCGGAATATGAGAACAATGAAGAGTTCCTAAAGAAAGTGCACAGAGTGCTATTAGAG gttGAGGTGATAGAGGGCTGTCTGCGGTGCCCTGAATCAGGACGAGAATTCCCGATCTCCAGAGGAATCCCCAACATGCTGCTGAACGAGGACGAGGTGTAG
- the trmt112 gene encoding multifunctional methyltransferase subunit TRM112-like protein isoform X1, which yields MKLLTHNMLTSHVKGVTKGYPLLIKQATEVKVNEVDFNPQFVTRMIPKLEWSALVHAAEELGQRQDLPDELVPEYENNEEFLKKVHRVLLEVEVIEGCLRCPESGREFPISRGIPNMLLNEDEV from the exons ATGAAGCTGCTCACGCACAACATGTTAACATCCCACGTGAAGGGAGTCACTAAAGGATACCCGCTGCTCATCAAG CAGGCAACTGAGGTGAAGGTGAATGAGGTGGACTTCAACCCTCAGTTTGTCACCCGCATGATCCCCAAACTGGAGTGGAGCGCTCTGGTCCATGCTGCAGAGGAG TTGGGTCAACGGCAAGACCTACCGGATGAGCTGGTACCGGAATATGAGAACAATGAAGAGTTCCTAAAGAAAGTGCACAGAGTGCTATTAGAG gttGAGGTGATAGAGGGCTGTCTGCGGTGCCCTGAATCAGGACGAGAATTCCCGATCTCCAGAGGAATCCCCAACATGCTGCTGAACGAGGACGAGGTGTAG